A window of the Salegentibacter mishustinae genome harbors these coding sequences:
- a CDS encoding response regulator, translating into MEKTTKILVVDDDSGIGEMLKTLLEFYGYEVDVTEKPLKAEELIQEKNIDIVLLDMLISGVDGTDVCAGIRQNPEISETPVLMMSALHDAGPKCKKAGANDFIAKPFEVEDLTERIEKILADKE; encoded by the coding sequence ATGGAGAAAACTACAAAGATTCTGGTGGTAGATGATGATTCGGGAATTGGGGAAATGTTAAAGACATTGCTGGAATTTTACGGTTATGAAGTAGATGTTACCGAAAAACCACTTAAAGCAGAAGAATTAATTCAGGAGAAAAATATAGATATTGTGCTTTTAGATATGCTTATTTCTGGTGTTGATGGTACCGATGTTTGTGCCGGGATTCGCCAAAATCCTGAAATTTCAGAAACTCCTGTCCTTATGATGTCGGCACTACACGATGCCGGGCCAAAATGTAAAAAAGCAGGAGCTAACGATTTTATAGCAAAACCATTTGAGGTGGAAGATCTTACCGAAAGAATTGAAAAAATACTTGCAGATAAAGAATAG
- a CDS encoding PAS domain-containing sensor histidine kinase, producing the protein MLESDTSKLSKKELNIIQNYTEGLFKTVREPLLVLDRHRNVVGLNSNLKKKFKINGEFEERVSVFEFNNGQLDTPEFRDVLNYLQTERNTVTERDIQVVLPQKRKRGFTVNASVLPLPDENSIILLSFKKLKNIGDLSRQEKVYNRLVENILSNAPAAICILRGQEHTFEVANEHYIELIGHRDIIGKTVKEAIPEAESQGFIELLDHVYSTGEPYIGNETPLKLKVGKDDFKNSHLNFVYQPTRNKKGKIDGIFVHVVDVSEQVVARKNVEDSEARLRSVINTVPAIIWITDTDGQSVFLNKNWYSYTGQNNEDAKGMGWLDATHPDDRKKAEFAFLDAHNQKKSYSISFRLRNKQGEYRWVLDKASPKFDDDGNYEGMIGTVIDVHEERLKENLVREKDHRLQGIVKEATVATAIYTGREMNIELANDAMIKLWGKDDSVIGTPLHKALPELDGQPFLGLLRNVLETGEIYWGKEDKVDLMIDGEMQTGYYNFTYKPLRDKNGDIYGILNMAIDVTESVTSKMLLKESEFHFRQMADLMPGMVSKTDAKGDDIYFNKNWLDFTGKGSKYLQEVGWESFIHPDEKETFLKAWEDCLNTGCNLEMQLRLKNKEGKYIWHLTRCEAVKEDDGSVKMWIAANTEIDKIKEEEKRKEEFLKMVSHELKTPVTSIKGYVQLLLTLLKKQKEAAEASKLPLQPSLERINHQVTRLTRLISEILDLSRIRENQLELKSEEFNLNELLAETIQDINYTNTQHKIALESEVQCQIIADRDRIGQVVINFVMNAIKYSPGSQEINVKISREDKDKVRVSVKDFGIGIGQENHKKIFKRFYRVGVKSEETYSGFGIGLYLANEIIERHNGEIQLNSELGKGSEFSFILNATQITS; encoded by the coding sequence ATGTTAGAATCTGACACCTCAAAACTTTCCAAAAAGGAATTAAATATTATCCAGAATTACACAGAAGGTCTTTTTAAAACTGTTAGAGAACCATTGTTGGTTTTAGACCGGCATAGGAATGTTGTGGGTTTAAATAGTAATCTCAAGAAGAAATTCAAGATTAATGGGGAGTTTGAAGAGCGTGTTTCGGTATTTGAGTTTAATAATGGGCAACTGGACACCCCAGAATTTAGAGATGTTCTTAATTACCTGCAAACTGAGCGCAATACCGTTACAGAAAGAGATATTCAGGTAGTGCTTCCGCAGAAACGAAAACGAGGGTTTACGGTAAATGCATCTGTACTTCCATTGCCCGATGAAAATTCAATAATCCTTTTAAGTTTTAAAAAGCTAAAAAATATTGGAGATCTTTCCCGGCAGGAAAAAGTCTATAATAGATTAGTAGAGAATATACTTTCTAATGCTCCTGCGGCAATTTGTATTTTAAGAGGGCAAGAGCACACTTTTGAGGTGGCTAATGAGCATTATATAGAGTTAATTGGGCATAGAGATATTATTGGTAAAACAGTAAAAGAAGCCATACCCGAGGCAGAAAGCCAGGGGTTTATTGAACTTTTAGATCATGTTTATTCTACAGGGGAACCTTATATAGGAAATGAAACACCTTTAAAACTTAAGGTAGGTAAAGATGATTTTAAAAACTCTCATCTAAATTTTGTTTATCAGCCTACGCGTAATAAAAAAGGAAAAATAGATGGAATTTTTGTTCACGTTGTAGATGTTAGCGAACAGGTGGTAGCCCGTAAAAATGTAGAAGACAGTGAAGCAAGATTGCGATCTGTGATCAATACTGTGCCGGCTATTATTTGGATTACAGATACCGATGGGCAAAGTGTTTTTCTAAATAAAAACTGGTATAGCTATACCGGGCAAAATAACGAGGATGCAAAAGGAATGGGATGGCTGGATGCCACACATCCTGACGATAGGAAGAAAGCTGAATTTGCTTTCCTGGATGCTCACAATCAGAAAAAATCTTACAGTATAAGCTTTAGGTTACGCAATAAGCAAGGAGAATATCGCTGGGTCTTAGATAAAGCCAGTCCTAAATTTGATGACGATGGTAACTACGAAGGGATGATAGGTACCGTGATAGATGTTCACGAGGAAAGATTAAAGGAAAACCTTGTTCGCGAAAAAGATCACCGTTTACAGGGAATTGTAAAAGAAGCCACTGTAGCTACCGCAATTTATACGGGCCGGGAAATGAATATCGAGTTGGCCAATGATGCAATGATTAAACTTTGGGGGAAAGACGATTCGGTTATAGGAACCCCGCTTCATAAAGCTTTACCAGAATTAGATGGCCAGCCTTTTTTAGGCTTGCTTAGAAACGTTCTGGAAACAGGAGAAATATACTGGGGTAAAGAAGATAAGGTAGATCTTATGATAGACGGGGAGATGCAAACCGGTTATTACAACTTTACCTATAAACCACTTAGAGATAAGAACGGAGATATCTACGGAATTTTAAATATGGCCATAGATGTTACTGAATCTGTTACTTCTAAGATGTTGCTAAAAGAGAGCGAATTCCATTTTAGGCAAATGGCAGATTTAATGCCGGGAATGGTATCTAAAACCGATGCTAAAGGAGATGATATTTATTTCAATAAAAACTGGCTTGATTTTACTGGAAAAGGAAGTAAATACTTACAAGAGGTTGGTTGGGAATCATTTATTCACCCCGATGAAAAAGAAACTTTCTTAAAGGCCTGGGAAGATTGTTTAAATACTGGTTGTAATCTTGAAATGCAATTACGCCTTAAAAATAAAGAGGGGAAATATATATGGCATTTAACCCGGTGTGAAGCTGTAAAAGAAGATGATGGTTCTGTAAAAATGTGGATTGCAGCTAATACTGAAATCGATAAAATTAAGGAAGAAGAAAAGCGCAAAGAGGAATTTCTAAAAATGGTAAGTCACGAGTTAAAAACACCTGTGACCTCTATAAAAGGATACGTTCAACTCTTACTGACGCTTCTTAAGAAACAAAAGGAAGCAGCAGAAGCATCAAAACTACCGTTGCAACCTTCATTAGAACGCATAAATCATCAGGTTACCAGGTTAACACGTTTAATTTCAGAAATACTTGATCTTTCCAGAATTAGGGAAAATCAACTGGAATTGAAGAGCGAGGAATTCAACTTGAACGAGTTGCTTGCCGAAACTATTCAGGATATAAATTATACCAATACTCAGCATAAAATAGCTTTAGAAAGTGAAGTGCAATGTCAAATCATAGCAGACCGCGACCGTATTGGACAGGTAGTTATTAATTTTGTGATGAATGCTATTAAATATTCTCCTGGAAGCCAGGAAATAAACGTCAAAATCTCCAGAGAAGATAAAGATAAGGTGCGCGTAAGCGTAAAAGATTTTGGAATTGGAATAGGGCAGGAGAACCACAAAAAAATATTTAAAAGATTTTATCGCGTTGGGGTTAAAAGCGAAGAAACCTATTCAGGTTTTGGAATAGGCTTATATTTGGCAAACGAAATTATAGAGAGACATAACGGAGAAATACAACTGAACAGTGAATTGGGTAAGGGCTCAGAATTTTCATTTATTTTGAACGCAACTCAAATTACTTCTTAA
- a CDS encoding SDR family NAD(P)-dependent oxidoreductase, which translates to MELKGKVALITGAASGIGESTALLFAKEGAKVFLTDINEKDGKALVEKIEASGGEAAFLKADTSQPEDSEKSVAEAIKKFGKLDIAVNNAGIGGPQKPVGEYEIDAWDKVISINLSGVFYGMRYQIPAMLKNGSGSIINVASILGSVGFANSAAYVAAKHGVVGLTKSAALEYSAKGIRVNSVGPAFIKTPLLKGLDEELLSQLVNVHPIGRLGGADEVAQLFVWLASERASFATGAYYPIDGGYLAQ; encoded by the coding sequence ATGGAATTAAAAGGAAAAGTAGCTCTTATTACGGGCGCGGCATCTGGAATTGGAGAAAGTACAGCCTTGCTATTTGCAAAGGAAGGAGCAAAGGTTTTTTTAACCGATATCAATGAAAAGGATGGAAAAGCACTGGTGGAGAAAATCGAAGCATCTGGAGGAGAAGCTGCTTTTCTAAAAGCTGATACTTCGCAACCCGAAGATTCTGAAAAAAGTGTGGCTGAAGCAATAAAGAAGTTCGGCAAATTAGATATTGCGGTAAACAACGCCGGTATTGGCGGGCCACAGAAGCCCGTGGGTGAATATGAAATTGATGCCTGGGATAAGGTGATAAGTATCAACCTTTCGGGAGTTTTCTATGGCATGCGCTACCAGATTCCTGCAATGCTTAAAAATGGTTCGGGAAGTATTATAAATGTAGCTTCCATCCTAGGAAGTGTAGGATTCGCAAATTCAGCAGCCTATGTAGCAGCAAAACATGGGGTGGTGGGCTTAACAAAATCTGCCGCCTTAGAATATTCAGCAAAAGGAATAAGGGTAAATTCGGTAGGCCCTGCTTTTATAAAAACGCCTTTGCTAAAAGGTCTTGATGAAGAGCTATTGTCTCAATTGGTAAATGTTCATCCTATTGGCCGTTTAGGCGGAGCAGATGAGGTTGCCCAGCTTTTTGTTTGGCTGGCCAGCGAAAGGGCTTCATTTGCTACAGGTGCCTATTATCCAATAGATGGAGGTTATCTGGCTCAGTAG
- a CDS encoding M15 family metallopeptidase encodes MKSLTYLLLFLISINTGLTQEKNLPKDFVYIKEQIPDIKLDIRYAGSNNFIGKPVNSYQKPVGILSKPATEALEKVQNDLMSQGYCLKIFDAYRPQTAVNHFIEWARNPADTLTKAKFYPEVAKKDLFQLGYIASKSGHSRGSTIDLTIMDAKTGKELDMGSGYDFFGDISHHNTDKITKEQKANRSLLKRIMIKNGFRPYPEEWWHYTLRNEPYPETYFDFPVR; translated from the coding sequence ATGAAAAGCTTAACCTACCTTTTACTTTTTCTAATTAGCATAAATACTGGACTTACCCAGGAAAAAAATCTACCCAAGGATTTTGTTTATATTAAAGAACAAATCCCCGATATAAAACTTGATATTCGATATGCAGGCAGTAATAATTTTATTGGAAAACCAGTAAATTCTTACCAAAAACCCGTGGGTATTTTAAGCAAACCTGCAACCGAAGCTCTGGAGAAGGTGCAAAACGACCTGATGTCACAGGGATATTGTCTTAAAATTTTTGATGCTTACCGCCCTCAAACAGCGGTAAACCATTTTATTGAATGGGCCAGGAATCCAGCAGACACCCTCACCAAAGCAAAGTTTTATCCGGAAGTTGCTAAAAAAGATCTTTTTCAGCTAGGTTATATAGCCAGTAAATCCGGGCATTCTCGTGGGAGCACAATAGACCTAACAATTATGGATGCTAAAACCGGAAAGGAGTTAGATATGGGAAGTGGCTATGATTTCTTTGGGGATATTTCCCACCACAATACAGATAAGATCACAAAAGAACAAAAGGCAAATCGTTCTTTGCTGAAACGAATAATGATTAAAAATGGCTTTAGGCCTTATCCAGAAGAATGGTGGCATTATACCTTGAGAAATGAACCCTATCCGGAAACCTATTTTGATTTTCCGGTAAGGTAA
- a CDS encoding response regulator — protein sequence MQHPPKYEILLAEDNSLILKLELRSLKRLVKCPVKGFWQGGELIDHLKQTANSEHLKLIFLDLNMPRVNGWDVLDFLEDFEYKNSIYVIVLSASMYEPDQKRALKYSRAIGYYDKFLDTQELSEILDQEVLKSTFNFEFKELEEGENTSCDQTLDFIS from the coding sequence ATGCAGCATCCCCCCAAGTATGAAATTTTACTAGCTGAAGATAATTCACTTATTCTAAAGCTGGAATTAAGAAGTTTAAAGAGACTAGTGAAATGCCCAGTAAAAGGCTTCTGGCAAGGTGGCGAATTAATAGATCATTTAAAACAAACCGCAAATTCAGAGCATTTAAAACTTATTTTTTTAGATCTAAATATGCCGCGGGTGAATGGCTGGGATGTTTTGGATTTTCTTGAAGATTTTGAATATAAAAATTCTATTTATGTAATTGTACTAAGTGCTTCTATGTATGAGCCAGACCAGAAGCGAGCCTTAAAATATAGCCGCGCAATTGGTTACTATGATAAATTTTTAGATACTCAGGAGCTTTCCGAAATTTTAGACCAGGAAGTTTTAAAAAGCACCTTTAATTTTGAATTTAAAGAATTAGAAGAAGGAGAAAACACTTCCTGCGATCAAACCTTAGATTTTATCTCTTAA
- a CDS encoding zinc-dependent metalloprotease, with product MIKKLPILGLAAILAAGCGSEKSVFGTKEKSAENTSKKSTNGLKSYGEVITSEAESDEGLFTTHFVDDKLYFEIPVDLLDKDMLLVSRIAGVPDGYGGGYVNAGSKVNEQVVRWTKRKGNIDVKVISFENMSDEESPIYKSVKANNYFPILFSSKIETYNADSTKVVIEVSDLFENEVQAINGLSSSLRKRYKVKKLDQSRSYIESASSYPKNVEVKHVMTYEAEEPPTRDQAGTISMMMNQSMILLPDDKMQPRIADPRVGWFTIDKYDYNSEELKADDYELIRRWQLVPKDIEAYKRGELVEPKEPIVYYLDPATPEKWRPYFKQGIEDWNVAFEEAGFKNAIIAKDPPTKEEDPEFSPEDVRYSVVRYVASTTRNAVGPSVTDPRTGEIIESDIIWYHNHLRSYRNRYMIEAGAQTEDARTLNTPESEIGEMMRMVIAHEVGHALGLPHNMKASSAYPTDSLRSAEFTQKYGLTPSIMDYARVNYVAQPEDEGVRYIRMMGPYDLYAINWGYRYLPEAESAEAEKEKLDEWILEKAGDPWYEFGNGYGGVDPQSQRESLGDDQVKASEYGLANLKKVVPNLIEWTSKDGYAYDDLEEVYRELTYMWRGYVSHVVTNVGGVYETRKTSNQDGVVYENVPKKKQEEAVDFLVEKAFTTPDWLLNQEILNRIEASGAIERVQGLQTRALNSLLDEDRLNRMIANEEVNGDKAYTAVNLMSDLRKGIFSELYNRNKVDAYRRNLQRSYVDIASEYLMKLNAEDNDALLKSDILPLMRGEMKTLKREINRRKAGTNHSLTQYHWEDLIARIDAALDVEP from the coding sequence ATGATAAAAAAATTACCTATTCTGGGGTTGGCCGCAATTCTTGCAGCTGGGTGCGGAAGTGAGAAATCTGTTTTTGGCACTAAAGAGAAGTCGGCTGAAAACACTTCAAAAAAATCTACAAACGGACTCAAATCCTACGGCGAAGTCATTACTTCAGAAGCTGAATCTGATGAAGGACTTTTTACTACACACTTCGTAGACGATAAACTTTATTTTGAAATTCCGGTAGATTTACTGGATAAAGATATGCTTTTGGTAAGCCGTATTGCCGGTGTGCCTGATGGTTATGGCGGCGGTTATGTGAATGCCGGTTCTAAAGTAAATGAACAGGTGGTGCGCTGGACGAAACGGAAAGGAAATATTGATGTAAAGGTGATTAGTTTTGAAAATATGAGCGATGAGGAATCGCCAATTTACAAATCGGTGAAAGCCAATAATTATTTTCCAATCCTGTTTAGTTCGAAAATTGAAACTTATAACGCAGATTCCACAAAAGTTGTAATTGAGGTGAGCGATCTGTTTGAAAACGAGGTGCAGGCCATAAACGGACTTTCTTCTTCTCTTCGGAAACGTTATAAAGTTAAGAAACTAGATCAGAGTAGATCTTATATAGAGTCTGCCAGCTCATACCCCAAAAATGTAGAGGTAAAACACGTCATGACATACGAGGCTGAAGAACCACCAACACGTGATCAGGCCGGTACTATATCTATGATGATGAACCAATCTATGATCTTGTTGCCAGACGATAAAATGCAACCTAGAATTGCAGATCCTCGTGTAGGCTGGTTTACCATAGATAAATACGATTATAATTCAGAAGAATTAAAAGCCGATGATTACGAGTTGATTCGCAGGTGGCAGTTGGTACCTAAAGATATTGAAGCTTATAAACGCGGTGAATTGGTAGAGCCTAAAGAGCCTATAGTTTATTATTTAGATCCTGCCACGCCTGAAAAATGGCGCCCATATTTTAAACAGGGAATTGAAGACTGGAATGTTGCTTTTGAAGAAGCCGGGTTTAAAAATGCGATAATCGCTAAAGATCCGCCTACGAAAGAGGAAGATCCTGAGTTTAGTCCTGAAGATGTGCGTTACTCAGTAGTTCGATATGTAGCCAGTACAACCAGAAATGCCGTTGGTCCCTCGGTTACAGATCCAAGAACAGGGGAGATTATTGAAAGTGATATTATTTGGTATCATAATCATTTGCGTTCTTACCGAAACCGGTATATGATTGAAGCCGGTGCGCAAACCGAAGATGCCAGGACTTTAAATACCCCCGAATCTGAAATTGGCGAAATGATGCGAATGGTAATTGCCCATGAAGTTGGCCACGCCCTTGGACTTCCGCATAATATGAAAGCGAGTTCAGCTTACCCAACAGATTCTTTAAGGTCGGCAGAATTTACCCAGAAATATGGTTTAACGCCCTCAATTATGGATTACGCCCGGGTGAATTACGTGGCGCAACCGGAAGACGAAGGAGTGAGATATATTAGAATGATGGGGCCATACGATTTGTATGCCATCAACTGGGGTTATAGATATTTGCCTGAAGCCGAGTCTGCCGAAGCAGAGAAAGAAAAATTAGATGAATGGATTTTAGAAAAGGCCGGAGATCCATGGTATGAATTTGGAAACGGTTATGGCGGAGTAGACCCACAATCCCAGCGAGAGAGTTTGGGAGACGACCAGGTAAAAGCCAGTGAATATGGATTGGCGAATCTTAAAAAAGTAGTTCCAAACTTAATTGAATGGACTTCTAAAGATGGTTATGCTTATGACGATCTTGAAGAAGTGTACAGGGAGTTAACTTATATGTGGCGAGGTTATGTGTCGCACGTGGTTACCAATGTTGGCGGGGTTTATGAAACTCGTAAAACCTCTAATCAGGATGGTGTGGTTTATGAAAATGTACCGAAGAAAAAGCAGGAAGAGGCAGTTGACTTCCTGGTAGAAAAAGCTTTTACTACGCCCGATTGGTTGCTTAACCAGGAAATTTTAAACCGAATTGAAGCTTCGGGAGCTATAGAACGAGTGCAGGGCTTACAAACTCGTGCCTTAAACAGTTTGCTGGATGAAGACCGCTTAAACAGAATGATCGCTAATGAAGAAGTAAATGGTGATAAAGCCTATACCGCGGTAAATTTAATGAGCGATTTACGAAAAGGGATTTTTAGCGAACTTTATAATCGAAATAAAGTTGATGCTTACCGTAGAAATCTTCAGCGTTCTTATGTAGATATTGCTTCAGAATATCTTATGAAATTAAATGCTGAAGATAACGATGCTTTATTGAAATCTGATATTTTACCTCTTATGCGCGGTGAAATGAAAACTTTAAAGCGAGAAATAAACCGAAGAAAAGCGGGAACAAATCATTCGTTGACCCAATATCACTGGGAAGATCTAATCGCCAGGATAGATGCTGCGTTAGATGTAGAGCCTTAA
- a CDS encoding sterol desaturase family protein — translation MIFFEINNPGLFFVCVLIFFAAVFLRYLVSAGIFYWYYFRLKSEKFRNKRLSTRGFRKGQLKKEIYWSMWSSLIFGFFGALTYFLWQKGFTAIYLDLDKFGLWYLPVSFILLSLLHETYYYWVHRWMHNPKVFRKIHKVHHDSLVPSPWTAFSFHPWESLLEAVVVPLILLFLPVYPIVIGVYLIFMTLSSVINHLDIEIYPKVFMKSRLGKMFIGATHHHFHHAEFKTNFGLYFTFWDKLMNTESRSKISSE, via the coding sequence ATGATTTTCTTCGAAATTAATAATCCGGGGCTTTTCTTTGTTTGTGTGCTCATCTTTTTTGCTGCAGTTTTTCTTAGGTACCTGGTTTCCGCAGGAATATTTTATTGGTATTATTTCAGACTGAAAAGTGAAAAATTCAGGAACAAAAGGTTAAGTACACGCGGTTTTAGAAAAGGGCAATTAAAAAAGGAAATTTACTGGAGCATGTGGTCTTCGCTGATTTTTGGCTTTTTTGGTGCGCTCACTTATTTTCTATGGCAAAAAGGCTTTACCGCAATCTATCTGGATCTTGACAAATTCGGATTATGGTATTTACCAGTGAGCTTCATTTTACTTTCTTTACTTCACGAAACTTATTATTATTGGGTGCATCGGTGGATGCATAATCCAAAGGTTTTTAGAAAAATTCATAAAGTGCATCACGATAGTTTAGTGCCCAGCCCCTGGACGGCTTTTTCTTTTCATCCGTGGGAATCGCTACTCGAAGCTGTAGTAGTTCCGCTAATTCTGCTCTTTCTTCCAGTTTATCCTATTGTGATTGGAGTTTATTTAATTTTTATGACACTTAGCAGTGTAATAAATCACTTAGATATTGAGATTTACCCAAAAGTTTTTATGAAAAGCCGCCTGGGAAAAATGTTTATAGGTGCCACGCATCATCATTTTCATCACGCCGAGTTTAAAACCAATTTCGGGCTTTATTTTACGTTCTGGGACAAATTGATGAATACTGAAAGCAGGTCTAAGATATCTTCAGAGTAA
- a CDS encoding FAD-binding oxidoreductase, which translates to MEKTVKIKEVKPVTHDVKQFIVEKPDGYKFTPGHATEVSINTEKWKNEKRPFTFTSLNEDDYLEFTIKIYPDHDGVTEQLGKLKSGDELIVRDTWGAIEYKGPGYIIAGGAGITPYIAMLRELKKKNKLDGIKLFYSNKSDKDIILKEELDTMLGKNATYVITDQKDTNFTNAYINEDFLKKHIENFNEKFYVCGPPKMTEEIGDILEKLGADPDAVTLDDQ; encoded by the coding sequence ATGGAAAAGACAGTAAAAATTAAAGAAGTTAAGCCGGTAACTCACGATGTGAAACAATTTATAGTAGAAAAGCCAGATGGCTATAAATTTACACCGGGTCACGCTACCGAGGTTTCTATAAATACCGAAAAATGGAAAAATGAAAAAAGACCATTTACTTTTACCAGTTTAAATGAAGACGATTATTTAGAATTTACCATTAAGATCTATCCAGATCACGACGGAGTAACTGAACAGTTAGGTAAATTAAAATCGGGAGACGAATTGATTGTTCGGGATACCTGGGGAGCTATAGAATATAAAGGCCCGGGATATATTATTGCCGGAGGTGCAGGAATAACACCCTATATTGCTATGCTTCGTGAGCTAAAGAAAAAGAACAAATTAGATGGCATTAAATTATTTTACTCTAATAAATCTGATAAAGATATTATTCTGAAAGAGGAATTAGATACTATGTTAGGAAAAAATGCCACGTATGTAATTACCGACCAAAAGGACACCAACTTTACCAATGCATATATTAATGAAGATTTCCTAAAAAAACATATAGAGAATTTTAACGAAAAATTTTATGTATGTGGTCCCCCTAAAATGACGGAAGAAATTGGAGATATTTTAGAAAAGTTAGGTGCAGATCCAGATGCGGTAACTTTAGACGATCAATAG
- a CDS encoding mechanosensitive ion channel family protein — translation MKPITTIYKVFIIFFLLLSSSSIQAQFPLSTNQDKEEEAEKIPKDPLGRRTPRGTVNGFIDAMAGLNYNRAARFLNFPASISTQEEKERIIQILQRLFDQKGNIEPYYAISDEPGGELDDGINEDLEKIGSVKAEDGEKIDIFLEKYKDEEGYSIWLFSDETTRAISTLKTANPALIDQILPESFKKYLWGGVPAGQWVIALVLLVLSYFISLLVVSIIIFLLKKLWKKARHSPVSGIITALKLPVKLYLAVWIFVSLSRNLELSIILRQKFSAITITVGIAAILILLWRLSDFIGKITQEKMVMRGNPAGVSIVLFLQRAAKIAIVAFGIIGILGAVGIDVTTGLAALGIGGIALALGAQKTIENFVGSVTLIADRPIRVGDFCKVGEVTGHIEKIGIRSTRIRTLDRTVVTIPNGAFSSDTIENYAHRDRFRFISVLNFRYETSSDQLRFLLTELRKVLYKHPKVYEDPARIRFIGFGAHSLDLEIFAYLDARSYDEFLEIREDLMLRMMEVVDRSGTDFAFPSQTIYFGKDKGLSKEKSAEAEAEVENWKKEWEMPLPQFTREQIDALRNKSSYPPEGSSTGIEKSDL, via the coding sequence ATGAAGCCAATCACCACAATTTATAAGGTTTTTATTATTTTTTTCCTTTTGCTCTCCAGCTCAAGTATTCAAGCCCAGTTCCCTTTATCCACTAATCAGGATAAAGAAGAGGAAGCAGAGAAAATTCCGAAGGATCCACTGGGAAGAAGAACTCCCCGCGGCACCGTAAACGGTTTTATAGATGCCATGGCAGGGTTAAATTACAATAGGGCCGCCAGGTTTTTAAATTTTCCGGCCAGTATCTCAACTCAAGAAGAAAAGGAGAGAATTATACAAATTCTGCAGCGTTTATTTGACCAAAAAGGAAATATTGAACCTTATTACGCCATTAGCGATGAGCCTGGCGGTGAATTAGATGACGGTATTAATGAAGATCTGGAAAAAATTGGAAGCGTAAAAGCCGAAGATGGTGAAAAAATCGATATTTTTCTTGAAAAATACAAAGACGAAGAAGGTTACTCCATTTGGCTTTTTTCTGATGAAACTACCCGGGCTATCAGCACTCTTAAAACAGCAAACCCGGCCTTAATTGACCAAATATTACCCGAAAGCTTCAAAAAATATCTTTGGGGTGGAGTTCCGGCGGGACAATGGGTAATAGCGCTGGTGCTACTCGTTCTAAGTTATTTTATTTCCCTGCTGGTAGTTTCAATTATAATCTTTCTACTGAAAAAATTATGGAAGAAAGCCAGACATTCTCCAGTGTCAGGAATTATCACGGCCTTAAAACTGCCAGTAAAACTTTATTTGGCAGTTTGGATATTTGTATCGCTTTCAAGAAATCTTGAACTCTCTATTATTTTAAGGCAAAAATTTAGTGCCATTACCATAACCGTAGGAATAGCGGCCATTCTTATTCTATTATGGAGATTATCAGATTTCATTGGTAAAATAACCCAGGAAAAAATGGTAATGAGGGGTAATCCCGCCGGGGTTTCCATAGTTCTTTTTCTACAGCGTGCCGCTAAGATCGCAATTGTAGCGTTTGGAATTATCGGCATTCTAGGAGCGGTAGGAATTGACGTAACTACTGGACTTGCTGCGCTAGGAATTGGGGGTATTGCGCTGGCACTTGGTGCTCAAAAAACCATAGAAAATTTTGTTGGAAGCGTTACTTTAATAGCCGACAGACCTATTAGGGTTGGCGATTTTTGTAAGGTAGGGGAAGTTACGGGTCACATCGAAAAAATAGGAATTCGCTCTACCCGAATTCGTACTTTAGACCGTACGGTAGTGACTATTCCCAATGGCGCTTTTTCATCTGATACTATTGAAAATTATGCGCATCGTGATAGATTCAGATTTATAAGCGTTTTAAATTTTAGATATGAAACCTCATCAGATCAATTGCGTTTTTTGCTTACAGAACTTCGAAAAGTACTTTATAAACATCCCAAAGTATACGAAGACCCGGCCAGAATTCGATTTATAGGTTTTGGCGCACATTCTTTAGACCTTGAAATTTTCGCCTATTTAGATGCTCGTAGCTATGACGAATTCCTTGAAATACGGGAAGATCTTATGCTAAGAATGATGGAGGTCGTAGACCGCAGCGGAACCGATTTTGCCTTCCCTTCTCAAACTATTTATTTCGGAAAAGATAAAGGCCTTTCTAAAGAAAAATCAGCTGAAGCTGAAGCCGAAGTTGAAAACTGGAAAAAGGAGTGGGAAATGCCACTTCCGCAATTTACCCGGGAACAAATTGATGCTCTTAGAAACAAAAGCAGTTATCCTCCTGAAGGTTCTAGCACGGGAATCGAAAAAAGTGATCTATAA